From the Pomacea canaliculata isolate SZHN2017 linkage group LG4, ASM307304v1, whole genome shotgun sequence genome, one window contains:
- the LOC112562830 gene encoding RING finger protein 10-like — MWEDILTMEKKPLPRQPSLTNSNAIEKKTDSSPNKFVRFNKRRDHGNGRGAMQDFSIRGQVSQKSRSTLDKRPRSRGCFTDRQREEVARPDSFEVGSAFYHGSKKGNLNHLLNFTFAARENVVGSSHRPQARRTRVTYNKEQYLQANCQFVVKNTGDYTVQAKNADALVEWDLVEQVITFSHDSGTCPICLHVPSAGKITRCGHVYCWACILHYLSLDDRTWRKCPICYESVHTCDLRSVKIIQRNLYTVGDTITFQLMKRGKGSTYAMPCGQWQDKEDQHQRFNDGEDNVYAKVLVADATQIQTSVIEEERRALKDQLLTAEPSEVCFIESALAYLDEREAVLQGKVNAEQVAVRHMKQLEEARQQEEHPLTNHFVGAQDRLLKKACKHYIDAFDEDYEEAEEDATCSIVSEEISEEEEEDFPVCSVGLTDDHRLDAKCSNVECTKTDKMADQSYKVPDMPTSSEVAGAMAEGQEQAACNDTGVHNLANINKSKDAFYFYQAIDGQHIYLHSLNARCIISQYGSLEHGPTTITATIVDKEIAFMTENIRRRLRYLSHLPLTCEFQVLEVSLGPPIISKHTLQLFTDEFKKRSRQRQKRVREDKRQARKLQIEERKTYGLYPELRLSLDNPEHFPAPPVTAEELQLSLSLSDDSRDVGAFTDPPGPTTCMAETIPKGNEDATNEQTSFSFAAALKKAKQPSPAVFESRHKTSVHSAATSSSSKLLPHEKTCNDSDEETHVPLFSESFGEAIQKALDTLESGNTVSNSKKTSGKKKKEKKLLFSTSMMRR, encoded by the exons ATGTGGGAGGATATTTTAACCATGGAAAAGAAGCCACTGCCTCGTCAGCCAAGTTTGACGAATTCGAACGCAATTGAAAAGAAAACGG ACAGCAGCCCAAATAAATTTGTTCGATTTAACAAGAGAAGAGATCATGGAAATGGAAGAGGTGCTATGCAGGATTTCTCCATTCGGGGTCAAGTGTCTCAAAAATCAAGATCAACTCTTGACAAGAGGCCACGATCGAGAGGCTGTTTTACTGATAGACAAAGAGAAGAG GTAGCTAGGCCAGATTCTTTTGAGGTTGGATCTGCTTTCTATCATGGTTCCAAGAAAGGAAACCTTAATCATCTTTTAAACTTCACTTTTGCTGCCCGTGAAAATGTGGTGGGTTCTTCACACCGGCCACAAGCACGCCGGACAAGAGTTACTTACAATAAGGAGCAGTATCTTCAGGCAAA CTGCCAGTTTGTTGTGAAGAATACAGGAGACTACACAGTGCAAGCCAAAAATGCTGATGCACTTGTTGAATGGGATCTTGTGGAACAAGTG ATAACTTTCAGTCATGACAGTGGAACCTGTCCAATATGCTTGCATGTCCCTTCTGCAG gaAAAATCACTCGATGTGGCCATGTCTACTGCTGGGCTTGCATTCTGCATTACTTGAGTTTAGATGACCGAACTTGGCGAAAGTGTCCTATCTGCTATGAGTCAGTCCACACGTGTGACCTGCGCAG tgTCAAGATAATCCAAAGAAACCTGTATACAGTTGGAGATACCATCACATTTCAACTGATGAAGCGAGGGAAAGGAAGTACCTATGCCATGCCATGTGGTCAATGGCAAGACAAGGAAGACCAGCATCAAAGATTTAATG ATGGTGAAGACAATGTTTATGCCAAAGTGCTGGTAGCAGATGCCACACAAATTCAAACATCTGTCATAGAAGAAGAACGCAGAGCCCTAAAAGATCAGCTTCTTACAGCTGAG CCATCAGAAGTCTGTTTCATAGAATCTGCTCTAGCTTACCTTGAT gAACGTGAAGCAGTTCTTCAGGGAAAAGTTAATGCTGAGCAGGTAGCAGTCAGGCACATGAAACAGCTGGAGGAGGCGAGACAACAGGAGGAACACCCATTAACCAACCACTTTGTAGGTGCTCAGGACAGACTACTTAAAAAg GCTTGTAAACACTACATCGATGCATTTGATGAAGACTATGAAGAAGCAGAGGAGGATGCAACATGCAGCATTGTATCTGAAGAGATttcagaggaagaagaggaagatttTCCTGTATGTAGCGTTGGCCTAACTGATGACCACAGGCTTGATGCAAAATGTTCAAATGTAGAATGCACTAAAACAG ACAAAATGGCAGACCAATCTTACAAAGTGCCAGACATGCCCACGTCTTCAGAAGTGGCAGGAGCAATGGCAGAAGGACAGGAGCAGGCTGCATGCAATGACACTGGAGTTCACAACCTAGCAAATATTAACAAATCCAAGGATGCCTTCTATTTCTATCAAG CCATTGACGGACAACATATCTACTTGCACTCGCTCAATGCTCGCTGCATCATCAGCCAGTATGGCAGTTTGGAACATGGGCCTACTACCATCACAGCCACTATAGTGGACAAGGAAATTGCCTTCATGACCGAG AATATTCGCAGACGTCTGCGTTATTTGAGCCACTTGCCCCTCACCTGTGAGTTCCAGGTTCTGGAAGTGTCTCTTGGCCCACCTATTATTTCAAAACACACCTTGCAGCTCTTTACAG ATGAATTCAAAAAGCGTAGCAGGCAACGACAGAAGAGGGTAAGAGAGGATAAACGTCAGGCCAGGAAACTTCAAATTGAAGAAAGGAAGACTTATGGACTTT ATCCTGAACTGAGGTTATCTCTTGACAACCCAGAACATTTTCCAGCGCCACCAGTAACTGCTGAGGAATTACAACTTTCCTTAAGTCTGTCAGATGATAGCCGTGATGTTGGTGCATTCACTGATCCCCCTG GGCCAACTACCTGCATGGCAGAAACTATTCCTAAAGGAAATGAAGATGCCACTAATGAACagacttctttctcttttgctgcA GCtctaaaaaaagcaaaacagccCTCCCCAGCTGTCTTTGAAAGTCGTCACAAAACCAGCGTGCACTCTGCTGCTACCTCCTCCAGCTCAAAGTTGCTGCCGCATGAGAAGACTTGCAATGATAGTGATGAGGAAACACATGTTCCATTGTTCAGCGAATCCTTTGGTGAAGCAATCCAGAAAGCACTTGATACGCTGGAATCTGGAAATACTG TTTCAAATTCTAAAAAAACATCTggcaagaagaagaaggaaaagaaacttcTGTTTTCAACATCTATGATGAGACGTTAA
- the LOC112562829 gene encoding ubiquitin-protein ligase E3B-like, protein MDKMFSYISPATEKEQFLEQAKAHREERAIERQRENAAIKIQSLFRGFLERSRWKQQIREEVDKILCIPDSLEEEYSPLLIPAIQLHAVIQKFLLIMEENADAKRFEYLCRYILKTMDSENIKICYASLAMNKSHLLRWLNQLKDVLWRCCLCLKTLRPENHADMRIVMVHLSMLVTFTSTANWKALKLKAGEMLVNSLSQICNNVMGHLNSKGLYNILEVLLTNGLVRSKPVFNKATLTAIITVAIRPLLGSNFSENLMNVFLLHILSVPAIILHLSTISPDCLELLVTHRLFKRSLELLTCEQSTRIIFNSLEGNYALCLMGNLIQLGYKELEGLVENTADFMTVMIRHLERCKLYVQSKQSNLTHWHPVLGWFSQTTNQRLHEAMPFVVQQLQLLWSERMIRLLFTPLLEYVQLNSTMHPQSKGGSGASPTKNILKKAFEKAASKTSGPKIRLESSISMATFLPCALYRTALQTLTELRMDILGGLSYTDTLLPILWRFLCDLGPTCGLKTFVELMSQAPNSTMHPVFSLLTLFCETASHLIITLDDMELYEQQHVFHMADYVKMSEFLNLLVFRIIWHSLIDIQVASSSDAFNAALTLLRILRERDARRSFASSEHWLVRDIKPSHFVSELEHGKKAAQFLMQHVPHIIPFSERVLLFRKNVLKEKDALGLTESACTSPQSTLITVHRSRIVEDGYRQLAQLQSRSLKGLIRVKFINEHGLDEAGIDQDGVFKEFLEETISRVFDPGLNLFKVTSEQKLYPSSTSYIQENHLQLFEFIGKMLGKAVYEGIVVDVPFAPFFLTQMLGHQQSCTYSSLDELPSLDADLAKSLTYIKHYEGDVSDLDLTFSCDEDCMGRLETHELVAGGRAIPVTNENKIRYVHLMAHFRMFRQIKDQTLAFIRGFKAVVHTEWLCMFSAPELQKLISGDTDALDMEDLRRHTHYYGGYHNNHKVINWLWDILSHDFNQEERSLFLKFVTSCSKPPLLGFAHLEPPFSIRCVEVCDDQDTGDTVGSVLKGFFNIKKKDAGGRLPTSSTCFNLLKLPNYSKKSVLRDKLRYAIHSHSGFEIS, encoded by the exons ATGGATAAAATGTTCAGTTACATCAGTCCAGCTACTGAGAAAGAGCAGTTTCTCGAACAAGCAAAAGCCCATCGCGAGGAACGTGCCATTGAAAGGCAGCGTGAAAATGCAGCCATCAAAATCCAG TCTCTTTTCCGGGGTTTCTTAGAAAGATCAAGATGGAAACAGCAAATAAG AGAGGAGGTGGACAAGATTCTGTGCATTCCAGATAGTCTAGAGGAGGAGTATTCTCCATTACTGATACCAG caataCAGTTGCATGCAGTTATTCAAAAATTCTTGTTGATCATGgaagaaaatgctgatgcaAAG agatTTGAATATCTTTGTCGATACATTCTTAAAACCATGGACAGTGAAAATATCAAA ATTTGTTATGCTTCGCTTGCAATGAACAAAAGCCATCTGCTGCGGTGGCTTAACCAGCTCAAGGATGTTCTTTGGAGGTGTTGCCTCTGCTTGAAGACACTGAGG CCTGAGAACcatgcagacatgcgcattgTCATGGTGCACCTTAGCATGCTGGTGACTTTCACAAGTACAGCAAACTGGAAAGCCCTTAAGTTAAAAGCAg GTGAGATGCTGGTGAACAGTCTGTCTCAGATATGCAATAATGTCATGGGCCACCTGAATTCTAAAGGGCTGTATAACATTTTAGAG GTTCTCCTTACAAACGGTCTTGTAAGGTCCAAACCTGTCTTCAACAAGGCTACATTGACAGCTATAATTACAGTTGCCATCAG accacttctgggttctaattTCTCAGAGAATCTGATGAACGTTTTTCTGCTGCACATTCTCTCAGTTCCAGCCATCATTCTTCATTTGTCAACTATTTCACCTGAT TGTTTGGAGCTCTTGGTAACTCACAGACTGTTCAAACGAAGTTTGGAGCTTCTGACCTGTGAGCAGAGCACTCGCATCATCTTTAACAGCTTGGAGGGCAACTATGCTCTCTGTCTCATGG GCAATTTGATTCAGCTTGGTTATAAAGAACTGgag GGACTTGTTGAAAACACCGCAGATTTCATG ACTGTGATGATTAGGCATCTTGAGAGGTGCAAACTATACGTTCAAAGCAAGCAATCCAACCTGACACACTGGCACCCAGTCCTGGGCTGGTTTTCACAAACCACCAATCAGAG gCTTCATGAAGCAATGCCATTTGTTGTCCAACAATTACAGTTGCTTTGGAGTGAGCGTATGATTCGCCTCTTGTTTACTCCTCTTCTTGAGTATGTGCAACTAAACTCCACTATGCACCCACAAAGCAAAGGAGGATCTGGAGCCTCACCAACAAAAA atatcttGAAGAAGGCATTTGAAAAAGCTGCATCAAAGACAAGTGGTCCCAAGATTAGACTTGAAAGTTCAATCTCTATGGCAACATTCTTGCCCTGTGCTTTATACAGAACTGCACTGCAGACTCTTACAGAACTTCGCATGGACATTTTAGGAG GGCTTAGCTACACTGACACTCTGTTGCCTATCTTGTGGCGGTTTTTGTGTGACTTGGGACCCACATGTGGGCTGAAGACATTTGTAGAGCTGATGTCACAGGCCCCTAACTCCACCATGCACcctgtcttctctcttcttaCTCTCTTCTGTGAAACAGCAAGCCACCTCATCAT AACACTTGATGACATGGAGCTGTATGAGCAGCAACATGTATTCCACATGGCTGACTACGTCAAAATGAGTGAATTCCTCAATCTTCTTGTGTTCAGAATTATCTGGCATTCATTAATAG ACATCCAGGTTGCATCCAGCAGTGATGCATTTAATGCAGCCTTAACGCTTCTCAGGATTCTCCGGGAAAGAGATGCAAGACGTAGTTTTGCTTCTTCCGAGCACTGGCTTGTCAG AGACATAAAACCAAGTCACTTTGTGAGTGAACTGGAGCATGGAAAGAAGGCCGCTCAATTCCTTATGCAGCATGTTCCTCATATCATTCCATTTAGCGAG CGAGTCTTACTTTTCCGCAAGAATGTTCTGAAGGAAAAAGATGCACTAGGACTGACAGAATCAGCCTGTACCTCACCACAGTCCACACTGATCACTGTTCATCGAAGTCGCATTGTGGAG GATGGATATCGCCAGCTGGCACAACTACAGTCTAGAAGCCTGAAAGGACTTATTCGAGTGAAGTTCATCAATGAACAT GGATTGGATGAAGCAGGTATTGACCAGGATGGTGTGTTCAAGGAATTCCTTGAAGAGACTATTTCAAGAGTTTTTGATCCAGGTTTAAATCTGTTTAAG GTGACATCCGAACAAAAGCTGTACCCATCGTCCACATCCTACATTCAGGAGAATCATCTTCAACTCTTTGAGTTTATTGGAAAGATGCTGGGCAAAGCAGTCTATGAA GGTATTGTTGTGGATGTTCCATTTGCACCTTTTTTCCTGACACAAATGCTTGGGCATCAGCAGAGCTGCACCTACAGTTCCCTGGATGAGCTTCCCTCTCTTGATGCTGACTTGGCAAAAAGCCTGACCTACATAAAG CATTATGAAGGTGATGTCAGTGACCTAGACTTGACCTTTTCTTGTGATGAAGACTGTATGGGTCGATTGGAAACACATGAGCTGGTGGCTGGTGGTCGAGCTATTCCCGtgacaaatgaaaacaa GATTCGTTACGTACACTTGATGGCCCACTTCAGAATGTTTCGTCAAATCAAGGACCAGACACTGGCATTTATTCGTGGGTTCAAAGCTGTGGTGCACACAGAGTGGTTATGCATGTTCTCAGCCCCTGAACTGCAGAAACTGATCTCAGGTGATACAGATGCACTGGACATGGAGGATCTCAG GAGGCACACACATTATTATGGTGGCTACCACAACAACCACAAGGTGATCAACTGGCTTTGGGATATCCTTAGCCATGACTTCAACCAAGAGGAGCGTAGCCTTTTTCTGAAG TTTGTGACAAGCTGTTCCAAGCCACCTTTACTGGGCTTTGCTCACTTGGAGCCTCCATTTTCCATCCGATGTGTGGAAGTTTGTGATGACCAG GACACCGGGGATACGGTTGGCTCTGTTCTAAAAGGTTTtttcaacatcaagaagaaagaTGCAGGTGGTAGGCTACCCACCTCTTCCACCTGCTTCAACCTCCTGAAGTTGCCCAATTACTCCAAAAAATCAGTTTTACGTGACAAATTGCGCTATGCTATCCATTCTCACTCTGGATTTGAAATATCATGA